One genomic window of Halanaerobium saccharolyticum subsp. saccharolyticum DSM 6643 includes the following:
- a CDS encoding sodium:proton antiporter yields the protein MFSNLIFIILFMLGFYALIMKTNLIKNVIGLNLMEAAVFFWVISFSDIGGEISIHKLGETMGEFNDPVPQALTLTGIVIGASTAALLLTLIIELNKFSGTIERDEIEGLND from the coding sequence ATGTTTAGTAATTTGATTTTTATTATCCTCTTTATGCTGGGCTTTTATGCTTTAATTATGAAGACAAATTTAATCAAAAATGTAATTGGACTAAATTTAATGGAGGCAGCCGTCTTTTTCTGGGTTATTTCATTTTCAGATATTGGAGGCGAAATTTCTATTCATAAACTGGGAGAGACGATGGGAGAATTTAATGATCCTGTGCCTCAGGCTTTAACTTTAACAGGAATTGTAATTGGAGCTAGTACAGCTGCTCTGTTATTAACATTAATAATAGAATTAAATAAGTTCAGTGGAACCATTGAACGAGATGAAATAGAGGGGCTGAATGACTGA
- a CDS encoding GGDEF domain-containing response regulator: protein MNKKTILIVDDSKLNIEILSDILKAKLYRIVVAKSGKRALEFAKIKKPDLILLDIMMPEINGFEVCKFLKNNSETADIPIIFISGLDKSKDIVKGFQVGAVDYIVKPFQKEVVLARVNTHLKLSETQKKIEKNNKELTKLLNEVKYLSFHDEMTGLYNRRYFENELERLSNSRELPITIFVADIDKLKDVNDNYGHKKGDKYIKKAAEILNRSTRDGDVVARIGGDEYAIILSNSGLETAKSLFERIKNNVKEYNKKNKFVEQLNISTGFAIKTKKEENIDNIFRKADEMMYNNKGREFLISME from the coding sequence ATGAATAAAAAGACCATACTAATAGTAGATGACAGCAAATTAAATATAGAAATTTTAAGTGATATTTTAAAAGCAAAGTTATATAGAATTGTAGTAGCTAAAAGTGGTAAAAGGGCTTTGGAATTTGCAAAAATTAAAAAACCTGATTTGATTCTGCTTGATATAATGATGCCTGAAATTAATGGCTTTGAAGTTTGTAAATTTCTCAAAAATAATTCTGAAACTGCTGATATTCCAATAATTTTTATTAGTGGTCTTGATAAAAGCAAAGATATTGTTAAAGGTTTTCAGGTAGGAGCAGTAGACTATATTGTCAAACCTTTTCAAAAAGAAGTAGTACTGGCAAGGGTAAATACACATTTAAAATTGAGCGAAACTCAGAAAAAAATAGAAAAAAATAATAAGGAATTAACTAAATTATTAAATGAAGTTAAATATCTTTCCTTTCACGATGAAATGACTGGATTATATAATAGACGGTATTTTGAAAATGAACTCGAAAGATTATCTAATTCTAGAGAATTACCAATTACAATTTTTGTGGCTGATATAGATAAGTTAAAAGACGTCAATGATAATTATGGCCACAAAAAGGGAGATAAATATATTAAAAAAGCAGCTGAAATTTTAAACAGATCAACTAGAGATGGAGATGTAGTCGCTAGGATTGGTGGCGATGAGTATGCTATTATTTTATCTAATAGTGGTTTGGAAACAGCTAAAAGCCTGTTTGAACGAATAAAAAACAATGTCAAAGAATATAATAAAAAAAATAAATTTGTTGAACAGCTAAATATTTCAACTGGTTTTGCAATAAAAACAAAAAAAGAAGAAAATATTGATAATATATTTAGAAAAGCTGATGAAATGATGTATAATAATAAAGGAAGAGAGTTTTTAATTAGTATGGAGTAG
- a CDS encoding pyridoxal phosphate-dependent aminotransferase gives MDYIKKSLKLENVCYDIRGPVLDEAARLEEEGYTIYKLNIGNTAPFGLNAPDEIIHDVMYNLKNSQGYCDSKGIFPARKAVMQYYQKKGIMDVEIDDIYIGNGVSELITLAMQGLLNNGDEVLIPMPDYPLWTASVNLAGGKAVHYICDEQSKWYPDLDDIKAKINEKTKAIVLINPNNPTGANYPIEILEAVIKIAKENDLIIYSDEIYEKITYNGAEHTSIATLTDDVLVVTFSGLSKSHRVPGFRAGWMMLSGPKYHAESYIEGLNILSSMRLCSNVPSQYAIQTSLGGYQSIDDLVLPGGRLKEQRDLAYKLLTDIPGISCVKPEAGLYLFPKLDTEKFNITNDERFILDFLVQEKVLLVQGSGFNWPNPDHFRMVFLPSEEDLRIAIGRLKKFLSNYQQ, from the coding sequence ATGGATTATATTAAAAAATCACTTAAATTGGAAAATGTTTGTTATGATATTAGGGGGCCTGTTCTTGACGAGGCAGCTAGGTTAGAAGAAGAGGGATACACTATTTACAAATTGAATATTGGTAACACTGCACCTTTTGGTTTGAATGCACCGGATGAAATTATTCATGATGTTATGTATAATTTAAAAAATTCTCAGGGATATTGTGATTCCAAAGGTATTTTTCCTGCCCGCAAGGCAGTTATGCAGTATTACCAGAAAAAAGGGATTATGGATGTTGAGATTGATGATATTTATATTGGTAATGGGGTTAGTGAATTAATTACTCTTGCAATGCAGGGGCTTTTAAATAATGGAGATGAAGTTTTGATTCCAATGCCAGATTACCCACTCTGGACAGCCTCAGTCAATTTAGCGGGCGGGAAAGCTGTTCATTATATTTGTGATGAGCAGTCTAAATGGTATCCCGATCTGGATGATATCAAAGCTAAGATTAACGAAAAAACTAAAGCAATTGTACTGATTAATCCTAACAATCCGACTGGTGCTAATTATCCAATTGAAATTTTAGAAGCCGTAATTAAGATTGCTAAAGAAAATGATCTGATTATTTATAGTGATGAAATTTATGAAAAGATAACTTATAATGGAGCTGAACATACATCGATAGCAACTTTAACAGATGATGTTTTAGTAGTGACATTTAGTGGTCTTTCAAAATCTCATCGAGTACCTGGTTTTAGAGCTGGTTGGATGATGCTCAGCGGACCTAAATATCATGCAGAAAGTTATATTGAAGGTTTGAATATACTTTCGTCAATGAGGCTCTGCAGCAATGTTCCATCTCAGTATGCAATCCAGACTTCTTTAGGTGGCTATCAGAGCATTGATGATTTAGTTTTACCCGGAGGTAGACTTAAAGAACAGCGAGATTTGGCATATAAACTTTTAACAGATATACCAGGAATTAGTTGTGTGAAGCCAGAAGCAGGCTTATATCTTTTTCCGAAGCTTGATACTGAAAAGTTTAATATTACAAATGATGAACGATTTATACTTGATTTTTTGGTACAGGAAAAGGTTCTTTTAGTTCAGGGGAGCGGTTTTAACTGGCCTAATCCTGATCATTTCCGCATGGTGTTTTTGCCATCAGAGGAGGACTTAAGAATTGCAATTGGGCGTTTAAAGAAATTTTTGAGTAATTATCAGCAATAA
- the mnhG gene encoding monovalent cation/H(+) antiporter subunit G, translating into MTIRLIVAYFFMAASSAFAIVTVLGLLRFPDVYTRMHAAAVVLTMSAVLMTIGTAIYVWEFFLSAKIVLVGIFFLFSNPMATHAIARASYKRQIALPKEYEIDAYSDYLGRDKDGHS; encoded by the coding sequence ATGACAATTAGATTAATAGTTGCATATTTTTTTATGGCAGCTAGTTCAGCCTTTGCAATTGTAACTGTTTTAGGACTGCTGCGGTTCCCTGATGTTTATACCCGGATGCATGCTGCAGCTGTTGTACTTACAATGTCTGCAGTTTTGATGACAATAGGAACTGCAATTTATGTCTGGGAGTTTTTCTTAAGTGCTAAAATTGTTTTAGTTGGAATATTTTTCTTATTTTCTAATCCAATGGCAACTCACGCCATCGCAAGAGCGTCTTATAAAAGACAAATTGCTTTACCAAAAGAATATGAGATAGATGCTTATTCTGATTATTTAGGGAGAGATAAAGATGGCCATTCTTGA
- a CDS encoding complex I subunit 5 family protein encodes MNVELILLVALPSLIAVLMYFSNNFNRRARNSIAVTGAGIELFLVLSLFILNFEAVKNSNFFLQYTLGYTDTPFVINLAMDNLSLLFSLIVTAVIFFIVIFSTQYIKEKENTYFSLFFLVLASIQGSILTADLFTLYLFIEAITIFTTPLISFEKTKETTRAAMQYLFYGITGGVFYFISMILIYFNLGTLKMAAVAESFALISTPMQLTIIIFFLLALIIKLGIFPIHFWLPRAHSACPAPISALLSGVLLKVYLYIFMRLFWTMIAFDFLVELHLSAFVLDLALVSSLIGHVFALQADDLKKMLAYSSIGHIGMILAVLLLNSEAAFYGGLLHIIAHMMMKSGLFLSSGFLLQTTLSHHIDDLRGIGHKNRLVFISFIVICLGTIGMPPLIGFVSKWYVLLAFLKARHFFGAFVVAAGSLIALVYYLRYISHAYETVKEEGKTIREEFLSLKGFFHSANTMKSIIYIFTILIIVFGLGFKIFEMPVNTAIFELLNPAKYIELVLGG; translated from the coding sequence ATGAATGTTGAATTAATTCTTTTAGTAGCACTTCCTTCTCTAATTGCTGTTTTGATGTATTTTAGCAATAATTTTAACCGACGAGCTCGGAATTCAATAGCAGTTACTGGAGCCGGAATTGAATTGTTTTTAGTCTTGTCTTTATTCATTTTAAATTTTGAAGCTGTTAAGAATTCTAATTTTTTTCTGCAGTATACTTTAGGCTATACTGATACGCCATTTGTTATTAACTTAGCTATGGATAATTTGAGTTTGCTTTTTTCCTTAATAGTTACTGCAGTAATATTTTTTATAGTTATTTTTTCAACTCAATACATAAAAGAAAAAGAAAATACATATTTTTCTCTTTTTTTTCTAGTGCTTGCTTCAATACAGGGGAGTATTTTAACTGCAGATCTGTTTACTTTATATCTTTTTATCGAAGCAATAACAATCTTTACTACTCCGCTGATTTCTTTTGAAAAAACAAAGGAAACAACAAGAGCTGCAATGCAGTATTTGTTTTATGGAATTACAGGTGGAGTATTTTATTTCATCAGTATGATTTTAATTTATTTTAATTTGGGGACTTTAAAAATGGCTGCAGTTGCTGAGTCTTTTGCTTTAATCTCAACTCCAATGCAGTTGACAATTATAATCTTCTTTTTACTTGCTTTAATAATTAAGCTTGGTATTTTCCCGATTCATTTCTGGCTGCCAAGAGCACATAGTGCTTGTCCAGCGCCAATTAGTGCTCTTTTGTCAGGTGTATTATTAAAAGTTTATCTTTATATATTTATGAGATTATTCTGGACAATGATTGCTTTTGATTTTTTAGTAGAACTTCATTTAAGTGCTTTTGTGCTTGATCTTGCCTTAGTTTCTAGTTTAATTGGGCATGTTTTTGCACTGCAGGCTGATGATTTAAAAAAAATGCTTGCTTATTCCAGTATCGGTCATATTGGGATGATCCTGGCTGTACTTCTTTTAAATTCAGAAGCTGCTTTTTATGGAGGTCTGCTCCATATTATTGCCCATATGATGATGAAATCTGGACTGTTTTTAAGCAGTGGATTTTTGCTACAGACAACTCTCTCACATCACATTGATGATCTTAGAGGAATAGGACATAAAAATCGCTTGGTTTTTATTTCATTTATTGTTATCTGTCTGGGAACAATCGGGATGCCACCACTGATTGGTTTTGTTAGTAAATGGTATGTGCTTTTAGCTTTTTTGAAAGCAAGGCATTTTTTCGGAGCTTTTGTGGTCGCTGCTGGAAGCTTAATTGCTTTAGTTTACTATCTACGATATATTTCTCATGCTTATGAAACAGTAAAAGAAGAAGGGAAAACAATTAGAGAAGAATTTCTTTCTTTAAAAGGATTTTTTCATTCTGCTAATACAATGAAAAGTATAATTTATATTTTTACTATTTTAATTATTGTTTTTGGTCTGGGTTTCAAAATTTTTGAAATGCCTGTTAATACAGCAATTTTTGAACTTTTAAATCCAGCAAAATATATTGAACTTGTTCTGGGAGGTTGA
- a CDS encoding complex I subunit 5 family protein has product MAVIWQQFLASFQFDSFFPLLAEVGVILTLMTALAAWNYIKENKFWYYALTLLYLLSALVAILTTDWFFFLFAWELVTLATTFMLAWSDWKLVRQYFVIQFSGSSILLFGALAANAFGYSQIGVINSVPLQFILILGIGMKSGLFLFHFWLPPIHSEAPAPVSAILSGWVVKLGYIFLLKIIPMETGNTFLFLLGLAMIVYAGWQALRSADLKIMLAYSTVSQLGFIALAIGTGGKYAFYGAVLHIIAHGFAKTTLFISSGIWQKEYGTRIIYDFKDAAARRPITALATILSFASLGAVVFTAGYNSKYLIKSAQTPGLLATLVFFLLGLLSFLYAARVVYWLFIKDQDYSSFFADLKQGFNHYHIYTADILALFTGIIGIIVVGFWPEMPGNVLGTLAEKDFHLISGLRDTLIYFALAAYLFINNNAFKIEARANLSLENYLQVFLNFVYGLSRKSVKFDTEKIFETFFYNAIFNASKKIHDFVYQDFTLQLLWIPVFMTVLLFWQQLYSYF; this is encoded by the coding sequence ATGGCTGTTATCTGGCAGCAGTTTCTTGCAAGTTTTCAATTTGATAGTTTTTTTCCACTGCTGGCTGAAGTAGGAGTTATTTTAACTCTAATGACAGCTCTGGCAGCCTGGAATTATATTAAAGAAAATAAATTTTGGTATTATGCTTTAACTTTGCTTTACCTTTTGAGTGCTTTAGTTGCAATTTTAACTACTGATTGGTTTTTCTTTCTTTTTGCCTGGGAGCTTGTAACTCTGGCAACAACCTTTATGCTTGCCTGGAGTGATTGGAAGCTTGTTCGCCAATATTTTGTGATTCAATTCAGCGGCAGTAGTATTTTGCTTTTTGGTGCTTTAGCTGCTAACGCTTTTGGTTATTCCCAGATTGGGGTAATTAACTCAGTTCCACTTCAGTTTATATTGATTTTGGGAATTGGAATGAAAAGTGGTCTCTTTTTATTTCATTTTTGGCTGCCCCCAATTCATTCGGAGGCTCCAGCACCTGTTAGTGCAATCTTATCAGGTTGGGTAGTAAAACTTGGTTATATATTTTTACTTAAAATAATTCCAATGGAAACCGGAAATACTTTTCTTTTTTTACTAGGACTAGCAATGATTGTTTATGCTGGCTGGCAGGCGCTTCGTTCTGCTGACTTAAAAATAATGCTTGCTTATTCTACTGTAAGTCAGTTAGGCTTTATTGCTTTGGCCATTGGTACAGGCGGTAAATATGCTTTTTATGGAGCCGTATTACATATTATTGCTCATGGATTTGCAAAAACCACATTATTTATCAGTAGTGGTATCTGGCAGAAAGAGTATGGTACTCGAATAATTTACGATTTTAAAGATGCAGCTGCCAGGAGGCCAATTACTGCTCTAGCAACAATTTTGAGTTTTGCATCTTTAGGAGCTGTAGTTTTTACGGCTGGTTATAATAGTAAGTATTTAATTAAGTCAGCCCAGACTCCTGGTTTACTGGCAACTCTAGTTTTCTTTTTGCTTGGTCTCTTAAGTTTCTTATATGCAGCTCGAGTAGTTTACTGGCTTTTTATTAAAGATCAGGATTACAGCAGTTTTTTTGCTGACTTAAAGCAGGGTTTTAACCATTATCATATTTATACAGCAGATATTCTGGCTTTATTTACTGGAATAATCGGTATTATCGTTGTTGGTTTCTGGCCAGAAATGCCCGGTAATGTCCTGGGAACATTAGCTGAAAAAGACTTTCACTTAATAAGTGGTTTAAGAGATACATTAATATATTTTGCTCTGGCAGCTTATCTATTTATTAACAACAATGCATTTAAAATTGAAGCAAGGGCTAATTTATCTTTAGAAAATTATCTGCAGGTTTTTTTAAATTTTGTTTATGGTTTAAGCCGTAAAAGTGTTAAATTTGATACTGAGAAAATATTTGAAACATTTTTCTATAACGCAATTTTTAATGCTTCTAAAAAAATTCATGATTTTGTATATCAGGATTTCACGTTACAGCTGCTTTGGATTCCAGTATTTATGACTGTACTTTTATTTTGGCAGCAGCTTTACAGCTATTTTTAA
- a CDS encoding M20 metallopeptidase family protein has product MNKMTIRQKILNKTAEIESKIIEIRHQIHQNPELSFAETETAALAATEMRKLGFEVKENIFGTGVLATFKNSNQPDSKTLLIRADMDALPVQEKNDLLFSSQKDGVMHACGHDGHTAILIGTALVLKELAADFNGNIKFLFQPGEETSGGAEGMIKEGVLKNPEVDAALGLHLWGSTPEGVVEYKSGPFMASPDHFDLKIIGRGGHAARPHNTIDPIPIGAEIISALQKIISRRIDPSESAVISVCNFEAGSTHNVIPDSAILKGTVRSLKSKIREQLADNIETVIKNICNIYGAEYEFDYVFGYPPVINNSEMTELLAQAAAKILGEDKVREKEKPEMGGEDFSFFGKELPSVFYFLGIAPEGKIINHHQSDFKFNDSVLKDGVAVMVQTALDFFVKESI; this is encoded by the coding sequence ATGAATAAGATGACTATAAGACAAAAAATATTGAATAAAACAGCAGAAATTGAGTCTAAAATAATTGAAATCAGACATCAGATTCATCAAAATCCAGAATTATCTTTTGCAGAAACTGAGACAGCTGCCTTGGCAGCCACTGAGATGCGCAAGCTTGGTTTTGAAGTTAAGGAAAATATATTTGGAACTGGAGTTTTAGCTACTTTTAAAAATAGTAATCAGCCTGATTCCAAAACTCTCCTTATTAGAGCAGATATGGATGCCTTACCTGTCCAAGAAAAAAATGATTTGCTTTTCTCTTCCCAAAAAGATGGGGTAATGCATGCCTGCGGCCACGATGGTCATACAGCAATTTTAATTGGTACTGCTTTGGTATTAAAAGAATTAGCTGCTGATTTTAATGGAAACATCAAGTTTCTTTTTCAACCAGGTGAAGAAACATCTGGTGGTGCTGAGGGCATGATCAAAGAAGGGGTTCTTAAAAATCCTGAAGTTGATGCCGCTTTGGGGCTTCATCTGTGGGGGAGCACTCCTGAAGGAGTAGTCGAGTATAAAAGTGGTCCTTTTATGGCTTCACCAGACCATTTTGATTTGAAAATAATTGGTAGAGGTGGACATGCAGCCAGGCCTCATAATACAATTGATCCGATACCAATTGGAGCAGAAATTATTTCAGCCTTGCAAAAAATTATAAGCCGCCGAATTGATCCTTCAGAATCAGCAGTTATTTCTGTCTGTAATTTTGAAGCAGGAAGTACTCATAATGTTATTCCAGATTCGGCAATTCTTAAAGGGACTGTGCGCTCTTTAAAATCTAAGATCAGAGAACAACTGGCTGACAATATTGAAACAGTAATAAAAAATATTTGTAATATTTATGGAGCAGAGTATGAATTTGATTATGTATTTGGTTATCCACCTGTAATTAATAATTCGGAGATGACTGAGCTCTTAGCACAGGCAGCCGCTAAAATTTTAGGTGAAGATAAAGTTAGGGAAAAAGAAAAACCTGAAATGGGTGGAGAAGATTTCTCTTTCTTTGGAAAAGAGCTACCATCAGTTTTTTATTTTCTGGGGATAGCACCAGAAGGTAAAATTATTAATCATCATCAATCGGACTTTAAATTTAATGATTCAGTTTTAAAAGATGGAGTTGCGGTGATGGTGCAAACTGCCCTAGATTTTTTTGTAAAGGAGAGCATATGA
- the mbhE gene encoding hydrogen gas-evolving membrane-bound hydrogenase subunit E, with the protein MNKLIKKTLISTVLIAVTFALYHNFALMPEYQGLDEGISDYIITYGLNDTGSLNLITAVLYDYRAFDSLGESTVIFGAVSGIVLILSRKMLPVSSKGLSFIVKRTLGIMTPFIALFGFYVISHGHLSPGGGFQGGVILAAISIIFSIVYGSAFDYRRYSPQTKTVLETVGAMTFLGFGLAGIVMEGAFLNNLGFLTAEKGTLISAGSIPYINIGVGFKVGAGLAIIFYSMIQKTFEEDF; encoded by the coding sequence ATGAATAAATTAATTAAAAAAACTTTAATTTCGACAGTTTTAATTGCTGTTACTTTTGCTCTTTATCACAATTTTGCTTTAATGCCCGAGTATCAAGGCTTGGATGAGGGGATCTCAGATTATATTATTACATATGGTCTAAATGATACTGGATCTCTAAATTTAATTACAGCAGTTTTATATGATTATAGGGCTTTTGATTCACTGGGAGAGAGTACAGTTATTTTTGGGGCAGTAAGTGGTATAGTTTTAATTTTATCTCGCAAAATGCTGCCTGTATCATCTAAGGGGCTTTCCTTTATTGTAAAGAGAACTTTAGGGATTATGACTCCTTTTATCGCGCTTTTTGGTTTCTATGTAATTTCTCATGGGCATTTATCCCCAGGTGGAGGTTTTCAAGGAGGAGTAATTTTAGCAGCTATTTCAATTATTTTTAGTATTGTTTATGGTAGTGCTTTTGATTACAGACGTTATAGTCCACAGACAAAAACTGTTTTAGAAACAGTTGGTGCCATGACTTTTCTTGGATTTGGACTTGCTGGAATTGTTATGGAAGGTGCCTTTTTAAATAATCTTGGTTTTTTAACTGCAGAAAAAGGAACCTTAATTTCTGCTGGAAGTATTCCTTATATAAACATAGGTGTTGGTTTTAAGGTAGGGGCCGGTCTGGCAATTATCTTTTATAGTATGATTCAAAAAACTTTTGAGGAGGATTTTTAA
- a CDS encoding Na(+)/H(+) antiporter subunit B, with product MAILEIILIVFLIFSAVMAVRFDEELISIIFLSIFSLILTSLYLLHKAADVALAEAVIGAGLNTAIFMSAISQIRHGDSD from the coding sequence ATGGCCATTCTTGAGATTATACTAATTGTGTTTTTAATTTTTTCAGCTGTAATGGCTGTTCGTTTTGATGAGGAATTGATATCTATAATCTTTCTATCAATATTTTCTTTAATTTTAACATCATTATATTTACTGCATAAAGCAGCAGATGTTGCTTTAGCAGAAGCAGTAATTGGTGCTGGTTTGAATACAGCAATTTTTATGAGTGCTATCAGTCAGATAAGACATGGTGATTCCGACTGA
- a CDS encoding Na+/H+ antiporter subunit D: MDIKILFLILVPLGTAFLIPLIDLINAKLRRFFVLLGIILESYLIITIITNNFQRLKDGDFFLQYYLGGWHPPLGITLAMDGLSLLFVVITALSLLLIVIYSIGYIGHHEGKYYVLYFLIAAASMGSLLTADLFNIYVFIEMLTITSGALIGFKRNKEASAAAIKYLIYNVLAGLLFFLGVLIVYFNLGTLNMAAVSQGFASLESGIQLFISAIFLTSILIKMGIFPFLFWLPKSYDSAPSPVTAVLSGILSKVYLYIFIRVFWTVIGFDTIMALNLNILLLDIALFSSFLGHVFALQSNNIKRLLGYSSIGHIGMITAVILLNTEAGFYGGILHIISHMFMKAGLFVACGYLLQYTRSHAYRDFKGVGLRNKSVFIAFIALLLSMIGMPPLLGFASKWYVLMAFLEARSYFGAFIVIFGSLTAVIYYLRYIAKGFEEIKLTEDDLKEEVFSRPLLSVLYREKIVSFITYAYTAIIIGFGLGFRFFDLPLKMAIDSIINVERYIELVLGG, translated from the coding sequence ATGGATATTAAAATTTTATTTCTGATTTTAGTACCTCTGGGTACGGCCTTTTTAATACCATTAATAGATTTGATTAATGCAAAATTAAGGCGTTTTTTCGTTCTGCTTGGAATTATACTAGAATCATATTTGATTATTACTATAATAACAAATAATTTTCAGCGCCTTAAAGATGGCGATTTTTTTCTGCAGTACTATTTAGGCGGCTGGCACCCACCATTAGGAATAACTTTAGCAATGGATGGTTTGAGTCTTTTATTTGTTGTGATAACTGCTTTAAGTCTTTTGTTGATAGTTATTTATTCAATTGGCTATATAGGTCATCATGAAGGCAAATATTATGTTCTTTATTTTTTAATAGCAGCAGCTTCGATGGGATCTTTATTAACTGCTGATTTGTTTAATATTTATGTTTTTATAGAGATGTTGACCATAACCTCTGGAGCTTTAATTGGTTTTAAAAGAAATAAAGAGGCAAGTGCAGCAGCTATTAAATACTTAATTTATAATGTTCTGGCAGGACTCTTATTTTTTCTTGGAGTATTAATAGTCTATTTTAATCTGGGAACTTTAAATATGGCAGCAGTATCTCAGGGTTTTGCTTCATTAGAAAGTGGAATTCAGTTATTTATTTCTGCTATCTTTTTAACATCGATTTTAATTAAAATGGGGATTTTTCCGTTTTTATTTTGGCTTCCTAAAAGTTATGATTCAGCGCCATCACCGGTTACAGCTGTTTTATCAGGTATTTTATCAAAAGTTTATTTATATATTTTTATTAGAGTTTTTTGGACTGTTATAGGTTTTGATACAATTATGGCCTTAAATTTAAATATTCTTTTGCTTGATATAGCTTTGTTTTCATCTTTTTTAGGCCATGTTTTTGCACTGCAGTCAAACAATATTAAGCGGCTTTTAGGTTATTCAAGTATTGGTCATATTGGTATGATCACAGCGGTTATTTTGTTAAATACTGAAGCTGGTTTTTATGGTGGAATACTGCATATTATCAGTCATATGTTTATGAAAGCAGGCTTATTTGTTGCTTGTGGTTATTTACTGCAGTATACTCGCTCTCATGCCTATAGAGATTTTAAAGGAGTCGGACTAAGAAACAAATCAGTTTTCATTGCTTTTATAGCTTTATTATTAAGTATGATTGGAATGCCACCATTACTTGGTTTTGCAAGTAAATGGTATGTTCTAATGGCATTTTTGGAAGCGCGCAGCTATTTTGGGGCTTTTATTGTGATTTTTGGTAGTTTAACAGCTGTTATATATTATCTGCGCTATATAGCAAAAGGCTTTGAAGAAATAAAATTAACCGAAGATGATCTAAAAGAAGAGGTTTTTAGTAGACCATTACTTTCTGTTTTATACAGAGAAAAAATTGTTAGTTTTATAACCTATGCTTATACTGCAATTATCATCGGCTTTGGACTTGGTTTTAGATTTTTTGATTTACCACTTAAAATGGCAATTGATAGTATTATAAATGTAGAAAGATATATAGAATTAGTATTAGGAGGTTAA
- a CDS encoding thermonuclease family protein, whose amino-acid sequence MFKKSLILLTILAVLILSITGCNQQLTDEVYIERVIDGDTVKTAAGDSIRLLGVDTPEIDWKNNNSEYYAEEARDYSIKNLLGENVVLEYDNEKEDHYGRTLAYIFQDGENFNQKLLENGYANLMIVAPNDQYEAEFKKAVKKARKSRLGIWSQILELQKSLPIISYQEAASFIGERVIIEGEIVNTAATTSVNYLNFSNDYQNTLSIIIFNQNLNKFDYPPAEYILDKKIKVLGEIKIYQGSPQIVVNDPHNILIID is encoded by the coding sequence ATGTTTAAGAAATCATTAATCTTATTAACAATACTAGCAGTTTTAATTTTATCAATTACAGGCTGTAATCAGCAGCTGACAGATGAGGTATATATTGAAAGAGTTATTGATGGAGATACCGTTAAAACTGCAGCTGGTGATTCAATTCGTTTGCTTGGAGTTGATACCCCTGAGATTGATTGGAAAAATAATAACTCCGAATATTATGCTGAAGAAGCCAGGGATTATAGTATTAAAAATTTATTAGGAGAAAATGTTGTTTTAGAATATGATAATGAAAAAGAAGATCATTATGGGAGAACTTTAGCCTATATCTTTCAAGATGGAGAAAATTTTAATCAAAAATTATTAGAAAACGGTTATGCAAATTTGATGATAGTGGCTCCAAATGATCAATATGAAGCTGAATTTAAAAAAGCAGTAAAAAAAGCAAGAAAATCAAGACTGGGAATTTGGTCACAAATTTTGGAATTACAAAAAAGTTTACCAATAATTTCTTATCAAGAAGCAGCTTCTTTTATAGGGGAGAGGGTAATTATAGAAGGTGAAATTGTCAATACTGCGGCTACAACTTCTGTTAATTATCTTAATTTTTCTAATGATTATCAAAATACACTTTCTATAATTATTTTTAATCAAAATCTAAATAAATTTGATTATCCACCAGCTGAATATATTTTAGATAAAAAAATTAAAGTTTTAGGAGAAATAAAAATTTATCAGGGAAGTCCTCAGATTGTTGTAAATGATCCTCATAATATTTTAATTATTGATTAA